A portion of the Ricinus communis isolate WT05 ecotype wild-type chromosome 10, ASM1957865v1, whole genome shotgun sequence genome contains these proteins:
- the LOC8280407 gene encoding kinesin-like protein KIN-14L isoform X1, with the protein MVSCLMENYGRTEFHDILASRKAEEAAWRRFHAAEWLESLVGPLGLPGQPSEKEFVSRLRNGLILCNAINKVHPGAVPKVVENHTPLQSLNRESQPLPAYQYFENVRNFLVAVEELKLPAFEASDLERDTLEAGSAAKVVDCILALKSYHECKQMNGGNGFYKPIRSPVVMLPASANNPRSISSDSCRRLDMSAAFEKQPPADVGIQKLADVFVKLLDEHLDDTKENINGNFLMSFRAAYMDLEKKFSRIMSSCPENKLPNNFSEKQLESMFKDFLKKRSSSPDHSAPVPFEALSELGDSKCCRACLRNGNCKHRHLIQMQEKELMNLKALLTETKNEFEDLQSHFQRDLRNLGYQVQEMSAAALGYHRVLKENRNLYNMVQDLKGNIRVYCRIRPAISGEKSNAIDFVGKDGSLVILDPLKPKREGKRMFQFNQVFGPSATQDDVYKDTRPLIRSVMDGYNVCIFAYGQTGSGKTYTMSGPSGGSTKDMGINYLALNDLFQISKKRRDIINYDLQVQMVEIYNEQVRDLLAEDSAATKLEIRSCSGDNGFSLPDAKMHPVNSTADVLNLMKLGELNRVVSATAINNRSSRSHSILTVHVHGKDTSGSTLHSCLHLVDLAGSERVDKSEVTGDRLKEAQYINKSLSCLGDVIAALAQRNSHIPYRNSKLTLLLQDSLGGHAKTLMFAHVSPEGDSFGETVSTLKFAQRVSTVELGAARANKESSEIMQLKEQVETLRKALASKEEKNTQFNRMKEPRSPCEKPKEMMERTPPRLRRLSIENGSNMKSQTVNPIDRKGSKTPSVPARSRRLSLEGSKHNKKDNSQIKVAADDISKALYYESVTLQKYGPSQDPEAQSKMFGHSANGSSMMEVFRVNAPKSPTSSSYQKRMVKTDSRSQIPLLQLPMTPEPQVLARREVQIMRQSELALPTDLQTISVINSANGKGSQIRKSLRTIGKLINGSEKRHQQPPKAAESPINCTSNKKNDLKSPLTASARAVRRQSLTGIQASGSDRSCRSSLGGKPIDSDDSRRNAKTPPPVHSSTKTTSRWL; encoded by the exons ATGG tttcttGTTTAATGGAGAATTATGGAAGAACTGAGTTTCATGATATATTGGCTTCAAGAAAAGCTGAAGAAGCAG CTTGGAGACGATTCCATGCGGCTGAGTGGCTTGAAAGTCTTGTGGGTCCATTAGGCTTACCGGGCCAACCATCAGAGAAAGAGTTCGTTTCTCGCTTGAGAAACGGCTTGATTCTTTGCAATGCAATTAATAAAGTTCACCCAGGAGCAGTGCCTAAG gtTGTGGAGAATCATACACCTTTACAATCATTAAATAGAGAATCTCAGCCATTACCAGCCTACCAGTATTTTGAGAATGTAAGGAACTTTCTGGTTGCTGTTGAAGAGTTGAAGCTGCCTGCCTTTGAAGCTTCTGATCTTGAGAGG GATACGTTGGAGGCAGGGTCTGCAGCTAAGGTGGTTGACTGCATCTTAGCACTTAAGTCATACCATGAATGCAAGCAGATGAATGGTGGAAACGGGTTTTATAAGCCTATCAGATCCCCTGTGGTTATGCTTCCTGCCAGTGCCAATAATCCTCGTTCCATCTCATCAGACTCTTGCAGACGCTTGGACATGTCTGCAGCATTTGAGAAACAGCCACCTGCAGATGTTGGCATTCAGAAACTGGCTG ATGTTTTTGTCAAGCTACTGGATGAACATTTGGATGATACAAAGGAAAACATTAATGGCAACTTCCTCATGTCCTTCCGTGCTGCTTATATG GATCTGGAGAAGAAATTTAGCAGGATCATGTCAAGTTGTCCGGAAAATAAACTTCCCAACAATTTCTCTGAG AAACAGTTGGAATCAATGTTTAAGGATTTTCTGAAAAAAAGAAGTAGCTCACCTGATCATTCAGCACCAGTACCTTTTGAGGCTTTATCTGAACTCGGGGATTCCAAG TGTTGCCGAGCTTGCTTAAGAAATGGTAACTGCAAACACAGGCATTTAATTCaaatgcaagaaaaagaacttATG AATCTGAAGGCCCTATTGACAGAGACAAAGAACGAGTTTGAAGACTTACAGTCCCACTTTCAGAGAGACTTGAGAAATCTTG GATACCAGGTACAGGAGATGTCTGCTGCCGCTCTTGGATATCACAGGGTATTGAAAGAGAACAGGAACTTATATAATATGGTTCAGGATTTAAAAG GAAATATTCGAGTATACTGCAGAATTAGGCCTGCCATTTCTGGTGAAAAAAGCAATGCAATAGATTTTGTTGGAAAGGACGGATCACTAGTGATCTTGGATCCATTAAAGCCcaaaagagaaggaaagagAATGTTTCAGTTTAATCAAGTGTTTGGTCCTAGTGCCACCCAAG ATGATGTATACAAGGACACCCGGCCGTTGATTAGGTCTGTGATGGATGGTTACAATGTCTGCATTTTTGCTTATGGTCAAACTGGGTCCGGAAAAACATATACCATG AGTGGTCCATCAGGTGGGTCGACTAAAGATATGGGGATTAATTATCTAGCTCTGAACGACCTCTTTCAGATTtccaagaaaagaagagacataataaattatgatcTTCAAGTGCAAATGGTTGAAATATACAATGAGCAAGTTCGAGACCTTCTTGCAGAGGACTCAGCAGCCACTAA GTTAGAGATTCGAAGCTGCAGTGGTGACAATGGCTTCAGTCTTCCAGATGCTAAAATGCACCCTGTAAACTCCACTGCTGATGTTCTTAATCTGATGAAACTTGGTGAGTTGAATCGTGTTGTCAGTGCTACTGCAATTAACAACCGAAGCAGTCGATCCCATAG CATCCTGACAGTTCATGTGCATGGCAAAGATACTTCTGGAAGCACCCTCCATAGTTGTCTGCATTTGGTAGACCTTGCAGGAAGTGAGAGAGTAGATAAATCAGAAGTTACAGGAGATAGGCTCAAAGAGGCACAGTATATCAACAAGTCTCTTTCCTGTCTGGGAGATGTGATTGCAGCCTTGGCTCAAAGGAATTCTCATATTCCTTACAGAAACAGCAAACTTACGCTTCTCCTGCAAGACTCCTTAG GTGGACATGCAAAAACATTGATGTTTGCTCATGTGAGTCCAGAAGGAGACTCTTTTGGGGAAACAGTCAGTACTTTGAAGTTTGCTCAAAGAGTATCCACAGTTGAACTTGGGGCTGCTCGTGCGAACAAAGAGAGCAGTGAGATTATGCAACTCAAGGAACAG GTTGAGACCCTTAGGAAGGCATTGGCAAGCAAGGAAGAGAAGAACACACAGTTCAATAGAATGAAGGAACCAAGATCTCCCTGTGAGaaaccaaaagaaatgatGGAACGAACTCCTCCACGTCTCCGGAGACTGAGCATTGAGAATGGCAGCAACATGAAGTCTCAAACAGTGAATCCCATAGATAGGAAGGGATCAAAAACACCTTCCGTTCCAGCTCGTTCCAGAAGATTAAGTTTGGAAGGTTCTAAACACAACAAGAAGGATAATTCTCAGATAAAGGTAGCAGCAGATGACATAAGCAAGGCCCTATATTATGAGTCGGTCACACTGCAGAAATATGGTCCATCTCAAGATCCCGAAGCACAATCAAAGATGTTTGGGCATTCTGCTAATGGCAGTTCCATGATGGAAGTGTTTCGTGTTAATGCTCCTAAAAGTCCTACTAGTTCTTCCTATCAAAAGCGAATGGTCAAAACAGACAGCAGGTCTCAAATTCCACTTCTTCAGCTACCAATGACACCTGAACCACAAGTGCTTGCAAGACGTGAGGTTCAGATCATGAGGCAAAGTGAACTTGCTCTTCCTACAGATTTGCAGACAATTAGTGTGATCAATAGTGCTAATGGAAAAGGGTCTCAAATAAGGAAATCCTTGCGAACCATTGGAAAACTTATTAATGGCTCTGAGAAGAG GCATCAGCAGCCTCCAAAGGCAGCAGAATCACCCATCAATTGCACAAGCAATAAAAAGAATGACTTAAAGTCCCCGCTGACAGCTAGTGCGAGGGCAGTAAGGAGGCAGTCACTTACTGGAATTCAAGCGTCAGGGTCTGACAGGTCATGTCGATCTTCTCTTGGAGGGAAGCCAATTGACTCTG ATGATTCTAGAAGGAATGCCAAGACACCTCCTCCAGTCCATTCATCAACAAAGACAACTAGCCGGTGGCTTTAA
- the LOC8280407 gene encoding kinesin-like protein KIN-14L isoform X2: MENYGRTEFHDILASRKAEEAAWRRFHAAEWLESLVGPLGLPGQPSEKEFVSRLRNGLILCNAINKVHPGAVPKVVENHTPLQSLNRESQPLPAYQYFENVRNFLVAVEELKLPAFEASDLERDTLEAGSAAKVVDCILALKSYHECKQMNGGNGFYKPIRSPVVMLPASANNPRSISSDSCRRLDMSAAFEKQPPADVGIQKLADVFVKLLDEHLDDTKENINGNFLMSFRAAYMDLEKKFSRIMSSCPENKLPNNFSEKQLESMFKDFLKKRSSSPDHSAPVPFEALSELGDSKCCRACLRNGNCKHRHLIQMQEKELMNLKALLTETKNEFEDLQSHFQRDLRNLGYQVQEMSAAALGYHRVLKENRNLYNMVQDLKGNIRVYCRIRPAISGEKSNAIDFVGKDGSLVILDPLKPKREGKRMFQFNQVFGPSATQDDVYKDTRPLIRSVMDGYNVCIFAYGQTGSGKTYTMSGPSGGSTKDMGINYLALNDLFQISKKRRDIINYDLQVQMVEIYNEQVRDLLAEDSAATKLEIRSCSGDNGFSLPDAKMHPVNSTADVLNLMKLGELNRVVSATAINNRSSRSHSILTVHVHGKDTSGSTLHSCLHLVDLAGSERVDKSEVTGDRLKEAQYINKSLSCLGDVIAALAQRNSHIPYRNSKLTLLLQDSLGGHAKTLMFAHVSPEGDSFGETVSTLKFAQRVSTVELGAARANKESSEIMQLKEQVETLRKALASKEEKNTQFNRMKEPRSPCEKPKEMMERTPPRLRRLSIENGSNMKSQTVNPIDRKGSKTPSVPARSRRLSLEGSKHNKKDNSQIKVAADDISKALYYESVTLQKYGPSQDPEAQSKMFGHSANGSSMMEVFRVNAPKSPTSSSYQKRMVKTDSRSQIPLLQLPMTPEPQVLARREVQIMRQSELALPTDLQTISVINSANGKGSQIRKSLRTIGKLINGSEKRHQQPPKAAESPINCTSNKKNDLKSPLTASARAVRRQSLTGIQASGSDRSCRSSLGGKPIDSDDSRRNAKTPPPVHSSTKTTSRWL, translated from the exons ATGGAGAATTATGGAAGAACTGAGTTTCATGATATATTGGCTTCAAGAAAAGCTGAAGAAGCAG CTTGGAGACGATTCCATGCGGCTGAGTGGCTTGAAAGTCTTGTGGGTCCATTAGGCTTACCGGGCCAACCATCAGAGAAAGAGTTCGTTTCTCGCTTGAGAAACGGCTTGATTCTTTGCAATGCAATTAATAAAGTTCACCCAGGAGCAGTGCCTAAG gtTGTGGAGAATCATACACCTTTACAATCATTAAATAGAGAATCTCAGCCATTACCAGCCTACCAGTATTTTGAGAATGTAAGGAACTTTCTGGTTGCTGTTGAAGAGTTGAAGCTGCCTGCCTTTGAAGCTTCTGATCTTGAGAGG GATACGTTGGAGGCAGGGTCTGCAGCTAAGGTGGTTGACTGCATCTTAGCACTTAAGTCATACCATGAATGCAAGCAGATGAATGGTGGAAACGGGTTTTATAAGCCTATCAGATCCCCTGTGGTTATGCTTCCTGCCAGTGCCAATAATCCTCGTTCCATCTCATCAGACTCTTGCAGACGCTTGGACATGTCTGCAGCATTTGAGAAACAGCCACCTGCAGATGTTGGCATTCAGAAACTGGCTG ATGTTTTTGTCAAGCTACTGGATGAACATTTGGATGATACAAAGGAAAACATTAATGGCAACTTCCTCATGTCCTTCCGTGCTGCTTATATG GATCTGGAGAAGAAATTTAGCAGGATCATGTCAAGTTGTCCGGAAAATAAACTTCCCAACAATTTCTCTGAG AAACAGTTGGAATCAATGTTTAAGGATTTTCTGAAAAAAAGAAGTAGCTCACCTGATCATTCAGCACCAGTACCTTTTGAGGCTTTATCTGAACTCGGGGATTCCAAG TGTTGCCGAGCTTGCTTAAGAAATGGTAACTGCAAACACAGGCATTTAATTCaaatgcaagaaaaagaacttATG AATCTGAAGGCCCTATTGACAGAGACAAAGAACGAGTTTGAAGACTTACAGTCCCACTTTCAGAGAGACTTGAGAAATCTTG GATACCAGGTACAGGAGATGTCTGCTGCCGCTCTTGGATATCACAGGGTATTGAAAGAGAACAGGAACTTATATAATATGGTTCAGGATTTAAAAG GAAATATTCGAGTATACTGCAGAATTAGGCCTGCCATTTCTGGTGAAAAAAGCAATGCAATAGATTTTGTTGGAAAGGACGGATCACTAGTGATCTTGGATCCATTAAAGCCcaaaagagaaggaaagagAATGTTTCAGTTTAATCAAGTGTTTGGTCCTAGTGCCACCCAAG ATGATGTATACAAGGACACCCGGCCGTTGATTAGGTCTGTGATGGATGGTTACAATGTCTGCATTTTTGCTTATGGTCAAACTGGGTCCGGAAAAACATATACCATG AGTGGTCCATCAGGTGGGTCGACTAAAGATATGGGGATTAATTATCTAGCTCTGAACGACCTCTTTCAGATTtccaagaaaagaagagacataataaattatgatcTTCAAGTGCAAATGGTTGAAATATACAATGAGCAAGTTCGAGACCTTCTTGCAGAGGACTCAGCAGCCACTAA GTTAGAGATTCGAAGCTGCAGTGGTGACAATGGCTTCAGTCTTCCAGATGCTAAAATGCACCCTGTAAACTCCACTGCTGATGTTCTTAATCTGATGAAACTTGGTGAGTTGAATCGTGTTGTCAGTGCTACTGCAATTAACAACCGAAGCAGTCGATCCCATAG CATCCTGACAGTTCATGTGCATGGCAAAGATACTTCTGGAAGCACCCTCCATAGTTGTCTGCATTTGGTAGACCTTGCAGGAAGTGAGAGAGTAGATAAATCAGAAGTTACAGGAGATAGGCTCAAAGAGGCACAGTATATCAACAAGTCTCTTTCCTGTCTGGGAGATGTGATTGCAGCCTTGGCTCAAAGGAATTCTCATATTCCTTACAGAAACAGCAAACTTACGCTTCTCCTGCAAGACTCCTTAG GTGGACATGCAAAAACATTGATGTTTGCTCATGTGAGTCCAGAAGGAGACTCTTTTGGGGAAACAGTCAGTACTTTGAAGTTTGCTCAAAGAGTATCCACAGTTGAACTTGGGGCTGCTCGTGCGAACAAAGAGAGCAGTGAGATTATGCAACTCAAGGAACAG GTTGAGACCCTTAGGAAGGCATTGGCAAGCAAGGAAGAGAAGAACACACAGTTCAATAGAATGAAGGAACCAAGATCTCCCTGTGAGaaaccaaaagaaatgatGGAACGAACTCCTCCACGTCTCCGGAGACTGAGCATTGAGAATGGCAGCAACATGAAGTCTCAAACAGTGAATCCCATAGATAGGAAGGGATCAAAAACACCTTCCGTTCCAGCTCGTTCCAGAAGATTAAGTTTGGAAGGTTCTAAACACAACAAGAAGGATAATTCTCAGATAAAGGTAGCAGCAGATGACATAAGCAAGGCCCTATATTATGAGTCGGTCACACTGCAGAAATATGGTCCATCTCAAGATCCCGAAGCACAATCAAAGATGTTTGGGCATTCTGCTAATGGCAGTTCCATGATGGAAGTGTTTCGTGTTAATGCTCCTAAAAGTCCTACTAGTTCTTCCTATCAAAAGCGAATGGTCAAAACAGACAGCAGGTCTCAAATTCCACTTCTTCAGCTACCAATGACACCTGAACCACAAGTGCTTGCAAGACGTGAGGTTCAGATCATGAGGCAAAGTGAACTTGCTCTTCCTACAGATTTGCAGACAATTAGTGTGATCAATAGTGCTAATGGAAAAGGGTCTCAAATAAGGAAATCCTTGCGAACCATTGGAAAACTTATTAATGGCTCTGAGAAGAG GCATCAGCAGCCTCCAAAGGCAGCAGAATCACCCATCAATTGCACAAGCAATAAAAAGAATGACTTAAAGTCCCCGCTGACAGCTAGTGCGAGGGCAGTAAGGAGGCAGTCACTTACTGGAATTCAAGCGTCAGGGTCTGACAGGTCATGTCGATCTTCTCTTGGAGGGAAGCCAATTGACTCTG ATGATTCTAGAAGGAATGCCAAGACACCTCCTCCAGTCCATTCATCAACAAAGACAACTAGCCGGTGGCTTTAA
- the LOC8280408 gene encoding xylan glycosyltransferase MUCI21, producing the protein MVHYHRYSQLKKDEYHHHQQQHGEEDIEALALVCGNSGYYKRKRPKLLSLLFLSLLCCCLILAPHFFCSSSAFSLLYSFVVETDGVIGDVDVNASLCSSISNGTMCCDRRSFRSDICIMKGDIRTHSASSSVLLYTSRNTSSLIKDNEEIQHEKIKPYTRKWETSVMGTIDQLDLILKQEKSSVNHRCDVKHDVPAVFFSTGGYTGNVYHEFNDGIVPLYITSQHLKRKVVFVILEYHTWWMMKYGDILSRLSDYPAIDYSGDKRTHCFPEAIVGLRIHDELTVDSSLMKGNKSIVDFHNLLDKAYRPRIKGLIREEEHEALKKLRQKVLPLSPSSETLLEFRKDVQESKHKRPKLVILSRNASRAITNEDLLVKMAEGIGFRVEVLGPERTTELAKIYRALNSSEVMIGVHGAAMTHFLFMKPGSVFIQVIPLGTEWAAETYYGEPARKLGLKYIGYQILPRESSLYDKYDKNDPVLQDPASISNKGWQYTKTIYLDSQNVRLDLERFQKQLVLAYEHSMKKMNHSSRHHSH; encoded by the exons atggTGCACTACCATCGTTACAGTCAGTTGAAAAAAGATgaatatcatcatcatcaacaacaacaTGGTGAAGAAGATATTGAAGCTCTTGCTTTAGTTTGTGGCAATTCTGGTTACTACAAGAGAAAAAGGCCTAaacttctttctcttctcttcctttctcttctttgttGCTGTCTTATTTTGGCACCTCATTTCTTTTGCTCTTCTTCTGCTTTCTCCCTCTTGT ATTCATTTGTTGTCGAAACTGATGGGGTGATTGGTGATGTGGATGTAAATGCTTCCTTGTGTTCTTCAATCTCTAATG GAACCATGTGCTGTGACAGGAGAAGTTTTCGTTCAGATATCTGTATCATGAAAGGGGATATAAGAACACACTCTGCCTCTTCTTCTGTTCTCCTTTATACTTCAAGAAATACTAGTTCTTTGATTAAAGATAACGAAGAAATCCAGCATGAAAAGATCAAACCATATACGAGAAAATGGGAAACAAGTGTAATGGGCACAATTGATCAATTAGACCTCATCTTAAAGCAAGAGAAATCTTCTGTGAACCATCGATGTGATGTGAAGCATGATGTACCAGCTGTGTTCTTTTCGACTGGAGGCTATACCGGTAATGTTTATCATGAATTCAATGATGGGATTGTGCCTTTGTATATTACATCTCAGCATTTGAAAAGGAAGGTTGTGTTTGTCATTCTTGAGTATCATACTTGGTGGATGATGAAGTACGGAGACATTCTTTCACGTCTTTCGGATTATCCCGCCATTGATTATAGTGGAGATAAGAGAACTCATTGCTTCCCTGAAGCCATTGTTGGTCTTAGAATTCATGATGAACTCACTGTGGATTCTTCTCTGATGAAAGGGAACAAGAGCATTGTTGATTTTCATAATCTACTAGACAAAGCTTATCGGCCTCGAATTAAAGGTTTGATTCGAGAGGAGGAACATGAAGCCCTAAAGAAACTAAGACAAAAAGTACTCCCTCTGTCCCCTTCATCAGAAACCTTGTTAGAGTTCAGAAAGGATGTGCAAGAATCAAAACATAAAAGACCTAAACTGGTTATCTTATCACGAAATGCTTCGAGAGCTATAACTAATGAGGACCTTTTAGTGAAGATGGCTGAAGGAATTGGATTTCGAGTTGAAGTTTTGGGGCCTGAGAGGACTACAGAACTGGCCAAGATTTATAGGGCACTTAATTCAAGTGAAGTTATGATTGGTGTTCATGGTGCTGCCATGACACATTTTCTGTTTATGAAGCCTGGTTCTGTGTTTATTCAAGTCATTCCTCTTGGTACAGAATGGGCAGCAGAGACTTATTATGGAGAGCCTGCTAGGAAGCTTGGTCTAAAGTATATTGGCTACCAAATTTTGCCTAGAGAGAGTTCATTGTATGacaaatatgataaaaatgatCCTGTTCTGCAAGACCCTGCAAGCATATCCAACAAAGGATGGCAATACACGAAGACAATCTATCTTGATAGCCAAAACGTGAGATTAGACCTTGAAAGATTTCAGAAACAGTTAGTTCTTGCTTATGAACACTCCATGAAGAAAATGAACCATAGCTCTCGTCACCATTCGCATTGA